One genomic segment of Chryseobacterium phocaeense includes these proteins:
- a CDS encoding TIGR02452 family protein, with protein sequence MTNKGMAKDTLDILAKKYYINKENEKISIEKELEDCKKGTVLFSSEDLAEISKSELPETNFETQFEVWNFSSLKAILKLAEEENQEKIMCLNFASAKNPGGGFISGAEAQEESLARTSALYETQLQAGDYYKIHRNMESCFYTDMMIYSPKVPVFRKDKGELLSKPVLCNFITSPAVNAGVVKRQEPEREGEIYGAMDIRMKKMFALALNQGNETLILGAWGCGVFKNDPQEIADLFKKHLHGKYKNKFKRVVFAVLTKKEEMIKPFEDFFK encoded by the coding sequence ATGACCAATAAAGGAATGGCAAAAGATACATTGGACATCTTAGCCAAAAAATATTATATAAACAAAGAGAACGAAAAAATTTCAATAGAAAAAGAACTGGAAGATTGTAAGAAAGGAACCGTTTTATTTTCATCGGAAGATTTGGCTGAAATATCAAAATCTGAACTTCCTGAAACCAATTTTGAAACCCAATTTGAAGTATGGAATTTCAGCTCGCTAAAAGCAATTTTAAAATTAGCTGAGGAAGAAAACCAGGAGAAAATAATGTGCTTGAATTTTGCATCAGCCAAAAATCCGGGAGGAGGCTTTATCAGTGGAGCAGAAGCTCAGGAAGAAAGCCTGGCAAGAACTTCAGCTCTGTATGAAACTCAGTTACAAGCCGGGGACTATTACAAGATTCATAGAAATATGGAATCCTGCTTTTACACGGATATGATGATTTACAGTCCAAAAGTTCCTGTCTTCAGGAAGGATAAAGGAGAACTATTATCTAAACCAGTTCTATGTAACTTTATCACATCACCAGCTGTGAACGCCGGAGTTGTAAAAAGACAGGAGCCGGAAAGAGAAGGGGAAATATATGGAGCTATGGATATCAGGATGAAGAAAATGTTTGCTCTTGCCTTGAATCAGGGAAATGAAACACTGATTTTAGGTGCCTGGGGTTGCGGAGTTTTTAAAAATGATCCACAGGAGATTGCGGATTTATTCAAAAAACATCTTCACGGAAAATATAAAAATAAATTTAAAAGAGTGGTTTTTGCCGTTTTGACGAAGAAAGAAGAAATGATAAAGCCGTTTGAAGATTTTTTTAAATAA
- a CDS encoding ADP-ribosylation/crystallin J1: MKTQILYRPVGEKEMILIAENGYKKFPPRLDWQPIFYPVLNEEYASEIAEKWNTRDEAGNYLGFVTMFRVKEEIINQYPAQNVGARNHNELWVPSEELDYFNDGIVGEIEVIKVFVGDEFEKTMNKEIESLILKLKTNHDQ, encoded by the coding sequence ATGAAGACACAGATATTATACAGACCGGTTGGAGAAAAGGAAATGATACTGATCGCGGAAAACGGATATAAAAAATTCCCTCCAAGACTGGATTGGCAGCCCATTTTCTATCCGGTTCTGAATGAAGAGTATGCATCAGAAATTGCTGAAAAGTGGAATACCAGGGATGAGGCCGGAAATTATCTGGGTTTTGTTACCATGTTCAGGGTAAAGGAAGAGATTATCAATCAATATCCAGCACAGAATGTAGGAGCCAGAAATCACAATGAGCTCTGGGTGCCGTCTGAAGAGCTGGATTATTTTAATGATGGAATTGTAGGGGAAATTGAGGTGATTAAGGTTTTTGTAGGTGATGAATTTGAAAAAACGATGAACAAGGAAATAGAAAGCTTAATATTAAAATTAAAAACTAACCATGACCAATAA
- a CDS encoding adenylosuccinate synthetase — MKKAQIVIGLGFGDEGKGITTDFLARQNPESVAIRFSGGQQAAHTVMIGDKKHIHSSYASGALRGLPSYFTEHCTVHPVFLLNERKELLEKGGNIELHIHPLAKVTTPFDVWQNRTSTKNLEHGTCGKGIGATMKRHESPYKLFGADLMAPRGMLIEKLNGIAYYYGYMDEKQVEEAINDFLNAIDEIEWKIDDYSYLNSFENLIFEGSQGVLLDMDHGVFPNVTYANTTSKNAYEICRRLNIEDIEMYYVTRIYSTRHGSGWMSNEKELSLKNNEEETCVFNEYQKELRFGNLDYELLNYALIVDGAYVKTTKKNLVITCLDQTDEQFKPENLKVRIDKIYGSYSPYSKDFKEFFN; from the coding sequence ATGAAAAAGGCACAAATAGTTATAGGACTGGGTTTTGGTGATGAAGGCAAGGGAATTACGACTGATTTTCTTGCCCGACAGAACCCGGAGTCAGTAGCCATCAGGTTTTCCGGAGGACAGCAGGCAGCGCATACGGTGATGATTGGAGATAAAAAACATATCCATTCCAGCTATGCGAGCGGTGCGCTTCGTGGGTTACCGTCTTATTTTACAGAACACTGTACCGTTCATCCGGTTTTTCTCCTGAATGAAAGAAAAGAGTTATTGGAAAAAGGCGGAAATATTGAACTGCACATTCACCCACTGGCCAAAGTAACCACTCCGTTTGATGTCTGGCAGAACAGGACCAGTACAAAAAATCTGGAGCACGGAACCTGTGGAAAAGGCATTGGAGCAACCATGAAAAGACATGAAAGCCCTTATAAACTATTTGGCGCCGATTTAATGGCACCGAGAGGCATGCTGATCGAAAAACTGAATGGAATTGCTTATTACTATGGCTATATGGATGAAAAACAGGTAGAAGAAGCTATAAACGATTTCCTGAATGCGATAGATGAAATTGAATGGAAAATTGATGATTATTCCTACCTGAATTCATTTGAAAACCTCATTTTCGAGGGAAGCCAGGGAGTTTTGCTGGATATGGATCACGGTGTATTTCCGAATGTTACCTATGCAAACACTACCTCAAAAAATGCGTATGAAATCTGCAGGCGGCTGAACATAGAAGATATCGAAATGTATTATGTTACCAGAATCTATTCTACCCGGCATGGAAGCGGCTGGATGAGCAATGAAAAGGAATTAAGCCTGAAAAATAATGAAGAGGAGACCTGCGTATTTAATGAATATCAGAAAGAACTCCGGTTTGGAAATCTGGATTATGAATTATTGAATTATGCGCTTATTGTAGACGGAGCTTATGTAAAGACCACAAAAAAGAATTTGGTGATCACTTGCCTGGATCAGACTGATGAACAGTTTAAACCAGAGAATTTAAAGGTAAGGATTGATAAAATTTACGGATCATATTCACCTTATTCAAAAGATTTTAAAGAATTTTTTAACTAA
- a CDS encoding prolyl hydroxylase family protein, which produces MEKTVLHPQIFLIEDFLSSEACDEYITMARGKVFEEAKINMNGRQMMSKGIRNNDRLMIFDNLLADELFEMAATFLPGNHENYTLKDFNEMFRVYKYSPGQRFKMHRDGSYIRNENEKSFYTFLIYLNDDFEGGETEFENLFTVAPKKGSALVFYHPLRHEGKTLISGLKYVLRTDVMYSKK; this is translated from the coding sequence ATGGAAAAAACAGTACTGCATCCACAGATATTTCTGATTGAAGATTTCCTTTCTTCGGAAGCCTGCGATGAATATATAACCATGGCGCGGGGAAAAGTATTTGAAGAAGCGAAAATCAATATGAACGGGAGACAGATGATGAGTAAAGGAATCAGAAACAACGACCGACTGATGATTTTTGATAATCTACTGGCTGATGAGCTTTTTGAAATGGCCGCAACATTCCTTCCCGGAAATCATGAGAATTATACACTTAAGGATTTTAATGAAATGTTCAGGGTGTATAAATATTCTCCCGGACAACGGTTCAAAATGCACCGGGACGGAAGCTATATACGCAATGAAAATGAAAAAAGTTTCTACACTTTTCTGATCTATCTGAATGATGATTTTGAAGGAGGGGAAACAGAATTTGAAAATCTGTTTACGGTAGCTCCGAAGAAAGGTTCGGCACTGGTATTTTATCATCCTTTAAGACATGAAGGAAAAACCCTGATCAGCGGATTGAAATATGTTTTGAGAACAGATGTCATGTATTCCAAGAAGTAA
- a CDS encoding NADAR family protein, which produces MKYTLQNIREGYQENKELDFMFFWGHTVKDAVTKSCFSQWLPVEFEENGIVYKTAEHYMMAGKARLFKDEEILEKVLKSETPNDAKSLGRKVKHFEAKLWDAHKYEIVKKANLLKFSQSPRLEAFLLSTDNKILIEASPYDRIWGIGMLESDPRAQNPLLWDGENLLGFALMEVRDELRR; this is translated from the coding sequence ATGAAATACACTTTACAAAATATTAGAGAAGGATATCAGGAAAACAAAGAACTCGATTTCATGTTTTTCTGGGGTCATACTGTAAAAGATGCGGTTACAAAATCCTGTTTCAGCCAATGGCTTCCGGTTGAGTTCGAAGAAAATGGAATCGTTTATAAAACTGCTGAGCATTATATGATGGCAGGAAAAGCCAGATTATTCAAGGATGAGGAAATTTTGGAAAAAGTTTTAAAATCTGAAACACCTAACGATGCTAAAAGTCTGGGAAGAAAAGTGAAGCATTTTGAAGCAAAACTTTGGGATGCACACAAATATGAAATTGTAAAGAAAGCCAACCTGCTGAAATTTTCACAAAGCCCCAGGCTGGAAGCATTTTTATTGTCAACAGATAACAAGATTCTGATAGAGGCCAGTCCGTATGACCGGATCTGGGGAATCGGAATGCTGGAATCAGATCCAAGAGCACAAAATCCGCTTCTATGGGACGGGGAAAATCTGCTGGGATTTGCTTTAATGGAAGTCAGAGATGAGTTAAGAAGATAA